A window of Mustela erminea isolate mMusErm1 chromosome 19, mMusErm1.Pri, whole genome shotgun sequence genomic DNA:
ATGCACAGGTGGGAAGGGGGGTGTCTAGCCTCCCGCTGCACTTGGGTCTTTATTGACGGGTGCGTTTCCGCGTCTACCACAGCACTTGGTTTTCACTCTCGAAGGGCGCGTTTATGCGTTTTTCCGGTACTCGGCGTCCACCGAGGGCCGCGTCCTTGGCGCTCCGGGAGTCCGCCGGGTGGCCGCAGAAACTTAAGCCTTGATATAAGGGGAGTCGCGCTGGGACGGGGAGCCGAGTCCCACTTTCAAGAGCCCCGCACAGTCTGCGGCAGCGCCATTCCGAGCACTGCGGTTTTCTCTAGTGCCGTGGGCCGTTGTGGCCGGCAGCACGCGGAAGCCCCTACGTATGAGACTGGGTGTTCCTGTCATGGTTGTTCACGCGGTTTTCCGTGGCCTTGGACACCGGTGATGCAGCTTGGGGCTTGGCGTTTTTGTGCCACTGAAACCCAGGACAGGTTAAAGCCCGCCCGGTCCCCCAGCGGTGTGTTGGGTGCTTGGGAGAGGAGGACGAGCAGTATCTATACAAGCGGCCGTTTCCGGCGGAGGGAGCGAGCTGGGGTCGAAGCGAGCCCGAGGTGATCGCTCCGCGGGTGGGTTTCCGTTAGGGCCGTTGAGCCAGTCGCTGGGCTGGGCGCGGTCTTCGGGAGGCGAGTGTTCGCAGCGCGGAACAcctccacccctcttctcccCGCCGGGCAGGTGCACGGACAGGGGTGTGGAGCCGAGCAGCCTTGATCTTCCGCGCAGACGTGCTCTGGCTGGTGGTGTCTTGCCCGCACCTTCGCGGGGAGGAGCCCTTCGGCCTGTACACTCCCCGGTCCGCCCCGGGGTGTCCATTGCCAGTGTTCCCGGAACACCCCCTCCCGGGTGCGTGAGCTGGAGCCTGTGCCCGCGTGGGGAGGGCGCCGCGCCGGGCGCGTTTTGCGTGGAGGTTTGCGTAGGTGCAGCCGGTTAACGGTGGCGGCGGTGCGAGGAGAGTGTTGGGTGGTTATACGGGTATAGGACTGCGAAGTCCGTTTGGGCCTGCCGGGCGTACGGATGATCCCCGAAGTGACGGGACTTCCCAGTCGTACCCAGAACCCAGAAGGGGCCGTGTGTTGACCGGCATCTTGGGGTGCGCAAGCTCGCGGGGTTGGGTTTCCCGGGCCTGATTGTGGTCGGAGAGCAGCAGGCCAGTTGTCCCTGGACGTTGCTGTTACCTTTGCCGCTTACTCCCCTTTCATCCTGTGTAGGCGCTTGGCCACGTAGTTGGCAGAGGCCGCTTTCGGCGTGGAGCTCCGGGGCTGAGCACCATTTTCTCCCTCGGGAACCGTGTCATTGCCTCCGAAGCAGGGCAGAGTCTCTCGGGGCTGCCCGGCGAGTGGCGCGCGTGCGGTTCTCTTTCCTGATGTGGAAGGGTCTGTCTCCACCATCCCTGCGCCTCGGTGGGGTTTCTCTACCGCTCCTGGCTACTGACCCGCTGGGCGGCTAGCGGGCACGGGGGGGGCTGCCTCGTTGGGGGCGCTTGCCGGACGCAATCCCACGGGAGCGGCAGCCTCGAGGGTGCAGGGGCTGACGAGCGTCCCAGGCGTCCAAGCCCGATCTTGTGTCCGCTAGGGGTGGGCTGAGCGCACGGTTTCCCGGCGCTGGGCCCTCCTGTGCGTCTTTCCGATCGCCGCCGATTCTCCACCGTGCCGCGCGGCTGGGACCTCAGTGGTTGCCAGCACCGCGTGTTGGGGTGTGCGCGGGGCTCTGAAGGCCAACCGAGTGTTGTGGGTGCTCGAGGGCAGCCCCCGCTTTATATGGGGCCCTTCAGGACTCGAGACTCCGGAGGGGCCCGGGGAGACGCTGGCCGGAGGGCCCCGTGTTCGCTCCCTGGTTTCGTGCCCTCCGGCCTTGCTGCGACGTGGGGCCGCGCTCCAGGACCTCGCTTCCCGGCCGCGCTGTGGCTCCGTCCGCGGCCGGCGGCCATGTGTGAGGGCCCGGGATGTGTATGTGGCCAGACCCTACGGACGGAGAAAACCCGTACGCCAGTCGGGTCGGGTCTACACGTTTCCTGAGCCAGGGACGCGCccgctcggggggggggggggcagggcctTGCCCTGACCTTTGTCCGTGCGAGACGCTGGCTTGGAAGGGGATGGTCTGGCGTCCGCGCCAcctcggggggagggggcgccccctctccccacaccgGGTCAGCAGACGGGGGAGAGTCCGCAGGTCGCTTCCTCAGCTGGCTTCTCCCCGGGAGCGCGCCCCGCAGATCAGCACCTGCCGGCTCAGCACCCCCGCGGCCCTAGCGTGGGCTCCTGCGGCTGCGGTGATGGGATCTCAGGGTGGTCGCACCCCCTCGAGATTGCAAACCCGGGTGGATGCTTTACCATATTGCGCAACGCGGTAGTTCTTGCTGGAAGGGCGGGTCCCGAGTGATGGGGAATCCGGATCCGATTCTGGTGGCAGGAGCCTGAGAACCAAGCGCTGCATTGAGGGGCGCAGCAGGGGCCCTGATCATCCCTAGCTCTTGGGCGCAGACCAGGGAGGACCCAGTCTCCCAAGGGGAGTGCTTGAGATCCTTCGGTCGCGGGCCTCCCGCGTGATCGAGTCTGAGCCCGAtgctgggtggggggtgtggaCGAGGACCCGCTCGGGTCAGCTGTGGCTCCTCCCCCTCGCGTTTCGCCGCTGCAGCTGTGGGAAGGGGATGTTCTTGCAGGCCCTGAAGGGCAGGCGCGTCTGTAGAACCTTGTCCCAGGCTGGCTTTGAATCCTGCAGCCGGGTCCCTATGAACGGGGAGACCGAAGAGCAGGGGATGTTTCCGTTGGAGTTTTCTGGAGCTGAGGTGGCGGCTGATGAGGGACGTGTGTGTCATAGTACCGAGCTGTGTTAAGGGTTGTGGGGGGAGACTTTCCTGAGAAAGGAAGTTGACGGGTAGAAGAGATTTTCTCCTGGTTTTGTGTCCTGAAAAGGGGGCCTTGTGATGGGCGGGGGGGCAGTGGCCCTTCAGGCGTGGCTGTGAAGCAGGATCCCAGCGGGAGGTAGACCAGTGGCTTGAATGTGGTAGCACGGCCCCCACCAGCTGTTTTACCTTACCTATGGGGTTGGTGGCGCGGGTGCTGGGTTGGAGCAAGTTTATGCGGTTAAACCTAGAATATACTGGAGGCTGCAATGAGAGAACTTAGTGTGTGACCCCGGGGCAAGTGGTGTGGCACGCAGCACCACTCCCACGGAGCTATAGGGTGGCTTGCTTGGGGGCTTTACTGGCTGAGCCAACTTTGGAGGTCCAGACTGGGCCCTTGCTTGCCGCGAAAGGCCTCGTTCCTGGTGGGTGATATGGGTCATGAGTCTTTGTGTATCCGCTCAGGGGGCCGCAGCCTCTGGTGGCCCGTTCGAGGGTTTTTAGGGCGGCGGAGACTCGGAGGCAGCGCTGGGACCCTGGGCGGTGCGGGGAAGGGGGCAGCAGGGCTCATAGGAGGGGTGCgtcctccctctccagcctcccccGGGGCGTATAGGCTAATCTCCACGTCCATCCTTTGGCCATGTCTCTGGAAAACCCCCTTCTCCCCGTCTGGCTCTTCCCCTGATCTTGTGCCAGGTCAGCTTGCGCCCAGGTTTCCTGCCCTTGGGGTGTCTGCCCTTTTAGCTGGGGGTGAGTCGGCCTCAGCAGTTTGTAGGGGGGGAGGGAGTTGCAGGATGTGAACTTGCTCCCGGGGAGCCCCGTTACCTTGGCACGGCATCGTGCCCAGGGTTTCGCTAAGGGGGGCACAGTGTGTGTCCCCCGGCTGGAACGGCTCGTGGTGGTGGCAGCCCGCGGTCTGTTCCTGGGCTGCCCATCGATCAGTACGTGAGGCCCCGGGTGGCCGCATCCTTTTTCCCCAACCAGGACCTCACTGTGTTGCACCGCTTGTGGGTGCCTCTGCGGGTCCCTTTTTCCTCCTGTCCTCCGGTGTGTGGGGGACGAAGGGGGCATCCACGCTGGCCCCCACCATGCAATGTCTGGGAGATGATCACTGCAGCTTGGCCTCCAGTGGAAGAGGGGTGCAGCTGTGAGTTCCAGGCAGGGGGTTAGTTAACTCGTGCTGATgggtgaatgggggagggggaggagccttGCCTGAAggcttgccccccaccccatcggGAGTGAAGCCCAGGTGTTGGCTGCAATGCAACCCCCAAGCACCTGGTGTTTTAAGGCTATCTGAGGCTcggaaaggaaaaaggaggggtTTGGGGGACAGGCGGAGCGCGCTGGAGGACGGGAAGCCTTTCTGAGGCCACAAAGGCCACTTACatccttcctgccccagggcctccAGCAGGCAGAGAACCCAGGCGTGCCTGCTCTGGTGTGTGCCCCGCTCTCCAAGTGGCATCCTGGCCCAGGGGTGCAGGGTGGATGCAGTCCTGGCTGGTTGGGACACAAAGGGGTGTGGCCCAGGGGTGGCTTCCTCATGTGTCAGGGCCCATCTTGGAATGTAGAGCAAGCCTTATTCAAGAGAGCGAGTAGGGTGCACACTGTCCCCCAAGCCCTGGAACCACGTGAGGATGCGAGAGAGATGATGGGAGGGAAGGGTGGGCCTGTGCCTTCCTTTAGTGACTTGGTTTTCTTGACCCTAAAACTGTGGCACCCAAGCGCACTTAGTTGCCTGGTTGTGCCAACTTTTTAAGGTTTGGGGCCTTTTTGTGTATTGCGTTTTTATAAGTCTCCCAATTTCATCATTTTGGGGGGAtggtttttcaagtttttattgtaGGAGAGAATATTTTGTCCATAATACAGTGAAGATTATTGAGAAGTTTTGGAAGTCTGTTTCCGAAATAAACCCCCCCAACTACATGGGGGGGtgttttacatacattttatttatggtgGTCAAGTGAGGGggaacaaaatggataaaacaatgTAGATGAGCAGATCCTGGAGTGTTGCAGGATAGTCCTTGGTAAAAACTACTTATGGTGGGGAGGGACTTGAAAAAGGTCACAAGGAAAAAGGCATATAGATCCATTTATTACAGTCtgtatacaattttaaatatgtgcagtctACCAGTATCCTTAACTTTATataaagctttattaaaaaatggaatagagAGCAGGTCCCCTCACCCTGCCTGGTGCATCAGTGAGAATTTCCAAATAGCTTCTCTGTGGGTCAGCAATCTGGGCAGAAGAGCATCATCCCAGCCGAATTTCTATCCTATTACCGGTTTCTTGCCTCCGTAAGCCCTATCCTgcaaataaagtttataaagcTCCTCAACTACatgaagaaagcagaggaaggtGATGTGTGCAGGTTTCACTACATCAGGCCCACCAGAAAAGCTGAACCCTCCCTGTCGAAGGCACATGATTCCTTTGCAGTATTTCCTTCCTGCAGAATAAACCACTGGGAGGGGGGTGCCGGCGGCCACAGAGAAGAGAGGCTATTCTCATGGAACCAGGATTTTCAAACCCCCTTAGCTGTCAAAACTACCTAATGAGGAAGGGGGACTGCataattccccccacccccctatcTCCCAAGGGCCCAGAGAACCTGCCCTGTTTTTATACGCTGAGGAAGGTGGCAGGGCTCCTAAAGGCCCACAAACCTggtctgggggctgggggtagaCCGTTTCCTCCAGCAGGAGTCTCTTTCTATGAAATCCCAGTCACGGGAGGAGGTTAGGCCTTGAGCTGGCTTCCCCGTGTGCTGCACTGACATCCCTGTCCTCCGCAGCTGCAGGCAGGAGGTTATCTGGTGTGAAGTTTTCTGTGTTGAATGATGTGGGAGCTTTGGCTGAAGGACTTCCCACATTCTCCACACTCGTAAGGCTTCTCGCCCGTGTGGACTCTCCGGTGCTGGATGAGGTTGGACTTTTGGCTGAAGGATTTCTCACATTCCCGCACTTGTAAGGTCTGGCTCCCGTGTGAATTCTCTGGTGCTGGTTGAGCGTGGACCTATGGCTGAAGGACTTGCCGCATTCGCCGCACTCGTAAGGCCGCTCTCCGGTGTGAATGCGCAGGTGCTGAACGAGCTTGCACTTGTAGCTGAAGGACTTGGCACATTCGTTGCACTTGTAGGGCCTTGCTCCGCTGTGGATCTTCTGGTGCTGGATGAGGTTGGAGCTTTGGCTAAAGGAATTCCCACACTCCCCACACTTATAAGGCTTTTCTCGCGTGTGCACTCTCTGGTGTTTGATGAGGGTTGAGCTGTAGCTGAAGGCTTTCCCGCATTCGCCACAGGCATAAGGCCTCACGCGAGTGTGAATCTGCAGGTGCTGGACGAGTCTGAACTTGAAGCTGAAGGCTTTTCCGCATTCGCTGCATTTGTAAGGCCTGGCGCCAGTGTGAATCCTGTGGTGCTGAATGAGGTTGTAGCTTTGGCTGAAGGATTTCCCACATTCGTTACACTCGTAAGACCTCGTTTCTGGGTAAGCTCTCGGACAGTCACTAAGGATGGAGCTTTGGTTAAAAGGCTTCTCACAGTTATCCCAGTCGTGGTAACTTTCTCTGGGGTGCAGTTGCTGATGCTGGAAAAGTTTACAGTCATAGCTAAAGGACTTCCCGTGGTTGCTGTACTCGGGCGGACTTTTTCTACCCTGAAAGGAGTCCCTATGTTCAAAGCTGCTGTGAGGCTCGGCTCCTTTGAGAGTGGCCTGGTGTCGGAGAAGGCTCACGATGGCCAGGAAGTCCTTCCCAACTCCCCCACAGGGGAAAGGCTTCCCTGACACGTGCAGTTTGTACCTTGTCACAAGCTCCATGTCCCATCTGAATG
This region includes:
- the LOC116579397 gene encoding LOW QUALITY PROTEIN: zinc finger protein 211-like (The sequence of the model RefSeq protein was modified relative to this genomic sequence to represent the inferred CDS: inserted 1 base in 1 codon); translation: MAAAVPADPAQGSVTFEDVVVYFSWEEWGLLDETQRCLYHDVMLENFALVISLGCWYGMEEEEALSVQQVSMGRTSSPAPSVWRAQPCDKCVLLGRDILYLGEDQGAHRGQNYICEACGKLWLDVNFQPQKHNEEKPFRWDMELVTRYKLHVSGKPFPCGGVGKDFLAIVSLLRHQATLKGAEPHSSFEHRDSFQGRKSPPEYSNHGKSFSYDCKLFQHQQLHPRESYHDWDNCEKPFNQSSILSDCPRAYPETRSYECNECGKSFSQSYNLIQHHRIHTGARPYKCSECGKAFSFKFRLVQHLQIHTRVRPYACGECGKAFSYSSTLIKHQRVHTREKPYKCGECGNSFSQSSNLIQHQKIHSGARPYKCNECAKSFSYKCKLVQHLRIHTGERPYECGECGKSFSHRSTLNQHQRIHTGARPYKCGXCEKSFSQKSNLIQHRRVHTGEKPYECGECGKSFSQSSHIIQHRKLHTR